In one Halorubrum sp. CBA1229 genomic region, the following are encoded:
- a CDS encoding ABC transporter ATP-binding protein codes for MATLEINDLHARVAEEGGERILLGVDLTVETGEIHALMGPNGSGKSTLAKVIAGHPAYEVTGGEVLLHLDEEDVADVDADLDDEDYHWELLELEPNERAALGIFLGFQYPAEIEGVTMTNFLRQALNAKADEREELFEDEDAEEADADDEDEGYETSPMEGPADDGEIGVAEFQQILSEKMELLDMDEKFMQRYLNAGFSGGEKKQNEVLQAAMLEPAIAVLDEIDSGLDIDRLQDVSKGINALRDEQGTGVLQITHYQRILDYVEPDHVHVMLDGKVVKSGGAELAEKLEDKGYDWVREDAFEAA; via the coding sequence ATGGCTACTCTCGAAATCAACGATCTTCACGCACGAGTGGCGGAAGAGGGCGGCGAACGCATCCTTCTCGGGGTCGATCTGACCGTCGAGACCGGCGAGATCCACGCGCTGATGGGGCCGAACGGCTCCGGGAAATCGACGCTCGCGAAGGTCATCGCCGGCCACCCGGCGTACGAGGTCACCGGCGGCGAGGTCCTGCTCCACCTCGACGAGGAGGACGTCGCCGACGTCGACGCCGACCTCGACGACGAGGACTACCACTGGGAGCTGCTGGAGCTGGAGCCGAACGAGCGCGCGGCGCTCGGCATCTTCCTCGGCTTCCAGTACCCGGCGGAGATCGAGGGGGTCACCATGACGAACTTCCTCCGGCAGGCGCTCAACGCCAAGGCGGACGAGCGCGAGGAGCTGTTCGAGGACGAGGACGCCGAGGAGGCCGACGCGGACGACGAGGATGAGGGGTACGAGACCTCCCCGATGGAGGGCCCCGCCGACGACGGCGAGATCGGCGTCGCCGAATTCCAGCAGATCCTCTCGGAGAAGATGGAGCTGCTCGACATGGACGAGAAGTTCATGCAGCGATACCTCAACGCCGGCTTCTCCGGCGGCGAGAAGAAGCAGAACGAGGTCCTGCAGGCCGCGATGTTAGAGCCCGCGATCGCCGTGCTCGACGAGATCGACTCCGGGCTCGACATCGACCGGCTCCAGGACGTCTCGAAGGGGATCAACGCGCTCCGTGACGAACAGGGCACGGGCGTCCTCCAGATCACCCACTACCAGCGCATCCTCGACTACGTCGAGCCCGACCACGTCCACGTGATGCTTGACGGCAAGGTCGTCAAGAGCGGCGGCGCGGAGCTCGCCGAGAAGCTCGAGGACAAGGGGTACGACTGGGTCCGCGAGGACGCGTTCGAGGCGGCGTAA
- a CDS encoding DNA polymerase domain-containing protein, with protein sequence MTQSGLSDFSSTGDAGGGGNDGTDAEREDLAAQEAAVVAGGGRGRVSDVVDVDEAKFPDSAGTVELMITQIDYAVEGYGSDEYPVVHVFGRRPAENVDGDVEHDVREHVRVLGVEPYFYVPTADLDRDPVEAYDVVIGTREEDAEGEPYESIRGEPLTRIVTRTPRDVGTIRDDFETSFEADILFPNRFLIDNGLNGGMRVEERRLDDGSGTIQVHEGQLEPAEVDADLRVNTFDIEVDDRRGFPEDGEEPIICLTSHDSYDDEYVVWLYDAPEAEIPPPEDLPDYEGIVGDGEELDFRVRTFEEEAAMLDAFVEYIDDTDPDLLTGWNFEDFDAPYVLDRLEVLDDGSQYDLSVDRLSRIGEVWRSGWGGPDIKGRVVFDLLYAYKRTMFTELESYRLDAVGERELGVGKERYTGDIGDLWEQDPERLLEYSIRDVELCVEIDRKQDVIAFWDEVRTFVGCKIEDAPTPGDTVDMYVLHKAFGKFALPTKGQQESEEFEGGAVFDPITGVKEMVTVQDLKSLYPMCMVTINAGPETKVDPAEYDGETYVAPNGTHFQKEPDGIMREMVDELLSEREEKKALRNDHDPGTEPYEQYDRQQGAVKVIMNCFTPDTEVVTPSGVRSITELEVGDDVYSLDPDTEEMEVKTVEETHAYPDYRDELVDIETSKIDFRVTPNHRMLVRKNETNGITEDGYSFVEAGDLDRATNYELPHDWDGPDGERIDEVDLTELVDGKYEVWIRPSVHGHTFTAELGWTPRRVPKADVGETGYVFTAAEFEEHREYVESVCETSYVHRESGRKWIPRTYDGDDFLELLAWYVTEGNVYTSEEKQFGDNLRGSATTVQIAQDAVADGGDSDHETIGQLLDRMGLDYYVDDRSYQFTSELLGDLLRDCCGDGSFEKRIPDRVFEANTAQKRAFLETLIDGDGDRQTGSWRYTTSSERLRDDVLRLCAHLGLTANYNHDSGSWRIYVTEAAKNTLRMHRSSTRSEAEDGVYCVTVKDNHTLLAGRNGKFQFVGQSLYGVTGWDRFRLYDKEGAAAVTATGREVIDFTEEAANELGHDVAYGDSITGDRPVVVRDPEGIVRIVPIADLFERSDATASEDLIVTADGGPVASVSIEKERGDVDEWEALSVAEDGEPEWQPIEQVIRHETDKPVVNLQHKFGESTTTRDHSYVVEEDGDLVETKPGDVKEPLRVPGLPEVETVETVDIYEVLEGYTREYEDGRSVGSESAETKVKQVHANDDWVWFGHKHHNTIERSIKVQRHVELDSEEGRALVRLLAAYVTEGSASTIETTDSRFGASIAESRTEWLESLRDDYLRLFDGATASVIASNTSDERTVEYETDDGDQSVTYDDCTYKLQMMNELSAVFFREFAGQTSRGKRIPGFVFNLPEDLQQLFVDVLVEGDGSREFPRYSTEYCERNFDFETTSRELAAGLSTLLTQRGEKHSLKYRESKGSYTIRTCDYYRGGRDPVVEEVDHDGYVYDLSVAENENFVDGVGGIVLHNTDSVMLSLGQEVDKQEAIETSFEIEDHINERYDDFARDELNAEFHRFQIEFEKLYRRFFQAGKKKRYAGHIIWKEGKDVDDIDITGFEYKRSDIAQITKEVQQNVIETIVTGDDIDEDMEEVKAYLVDVIARVLDGEMDLDEIGIPGGIGKKLDAYDTPTAQVRGAKYANLMLGTNFGSGSKPKRLYIEKVHPDFWQRMEEEEGLDPQRDHLYGEFKRDPDVICFEYADQVPDEFEVDWEKMLDKTLKGPIERVIEALGMSWEEVKTGQEQTGLGSFM encoded by the coding sequence ATGACTCAGTCGGGGCTGTCGGACTTCTCGTCGACCGGAGACGCGGGCGGCGGGGGGAACGACGGCACGGACGCCGAACGGGAGGACCTCGCCGCGCAGGAGGCGGCCGTCGTCGCCGGCGGGGGACGGGGGCGCGTCAGCGACGTCGTCGACGTCGACGAGGCGAAGTTCCCGGACTCCGCCGGGACCGTCGAGCTGATGATCACCCAGATCGACTACGCCGTGGAGGGGTACGGGAGCGACGAGTACCCCGTCGTCCACGTCTTCGGCCGGCGGCCGGCGGAGAACGTTGACGGGGACGTCGAGCACGACGTCCGCGAGCACGTCCGCGTGCTGGGCGTCGAGCCGTACTTCTACGTCCCCACCGCCGACCTCGACCGCGACCCCGTCGAGGCGTACGACGTCGTGATCGGCACGCGCGAGGAGGACGCCGAGGGAGAGCCGTACGAGAGCATCCGCGGCGAGCCGCTCACTCGGATCGTGACGCGGACACCCCGCGACGTCGGGACCATTCGGGACGACTTCGAGACGAGCTTCGAGGCGGACATCCTCTTCCCGAACCGCTTCCTTATCGACAACGGGCTCAACGGCGGGATGCGGGTCGAGGAGCGCCGGCTCGACGACGGCTCCGGAACGATACAGGTCCACGAGGGGCAGCTGGAGCCCGCCGAGGTCGACGCCGACCTCCGTGTGAACACCTTCGACATCGAGGTCGACGACCGGCGCGGCTTCCCCGAGGACGGCGAGGAGCCGATCATCTGTCTCACGAGCCACGACTCCTACGACGACGAGTACGTCGTCTGGCTGTACGACGCCCCCGAGGCCGAGATCCCGCCGCCCGAGGACCTCCCCGACTACGAGGGGATCGTGGGCGACGGCGAGGAGCTCGATTTCAGGGTGCGCACCTTCGAGGAGGAGGCCGCGATGCTCGACGCGTTCGTCGAGTACATCGACGACACCGACCCCGACCTCCTGACGGGGTGGAACTTCGAAGACTTCGACGCGCCGTACGTCTTGGACCGGCTGGAGGTGCTCGACGACGGGAGTCAGTACGACCTCTCTGTCGACCGACTCTCCCGAATCGGCGAGGTGTGGCGCTCCGGCTGGGGCGGCCCCGACATCAAGGGCCGGGTCGTCTTCGACCTGCTGTACGCGTACAAGCGGACGATGTTCACGGAGCTCGAGTCGTACCGCCTCGACGCAGTCGGCGAGCGCGAGCTCGGCGTCGGCAAGGAGCGGTACACCGGAGACATCGGCGACCTCTGGGAGCAGGACCCGGAGCGCTTGCTGGAGTACAGCATCCGCGACGTGGAGCTGTGCGTCGAGATCGACCGGAAACAGGACGTGATCGCCTTCTGGGACGAGGTGCGCACCTTCGTCGGCTGCAAGATCGAGGACGCGCCGACGCCGGGCGACACCGTCGACATGTACGTCCTCCACAAGGCGTTCGGGAAGTTTGCGCTCCCGACGAAGGGCCAACAGGAGTCGGAGGAGTTCGAGGGCGGCGCCGTCTTCGACCCGATCACGGGCGTCAAGGAGATGGTGACGGTCCAGGACTTAAAGAGCCTCTACCCGATGTGCATGGTGACGATCAACGCCGGTCCGGAGACGAAGGTCGACCCCGCCGAGTACGACGGCGAGACGTACGTCGCGCCCAACGGGACGCACTTCCAGAAGGAGCCGGACGGGATCATGCGCGAGATGGTCGACGAGCTCCTCTCCGAGCGCGAGGAGAAGAAGGCGCTCCGGAACGACCACGACCCCGGCACCGAGCCGTACGAGCAGTACGACCGACAGCAGGGAGCTGTCAAGGTTATTATGAACTGCTTCACGCCGGACACCGAGGTCGTGACTCCCAGCGGCGTTCGGTCGATTACGGAGTTGGAGGTCGGCGACGACGTGTACTCTCTCGATCCCGATACGGAGGAGATGGAGGTGAAGACCGTCGAAGAGACCCACGCGTACCCGGACTACCGGGACGAACTCGTCGATATTGAAACGTCGAAGATCGACTTCCGGGTGACGCCGAACCACCGGATGCTCGTCCGAAAGAACGAGACGAACGGGATCACCGAGGACGGGTACAGTTTCGTGGAGGCAGGCGACCTCGACCGGGCGACAAACTACGAACTGCCCCACGACTGGGACGGACCGGACGGCGAACGGATCGACGAGGTCGATCTGACCGAACTCGTCGACGGCAAGTACGAGGTGTGGATCCGACCCAGCGTCCACGGCCACACGTTCACCGCTGAGCTTGGCTGGACGCCGCGGCGCGTGCCGAAGGCAGATGTCGGCGAGACCGGCTACGTATTCACGGCGGCCGAGTTCGAGGAACATCGCGAGTACGTCGAGTCGGTGTGCGAGACGAGCTACGTTCACCGCGAGTCCGGACGGAAGTGGATTCCGCGGACCTACGACGGGGACGACTTCCTCGAACTGCTCGCGTGGTACGTCACGGAAGGAAACGTGTACACGTCCGAGGAGAAGCAGTTCGGCGACAACCTCCGCGGCTCCGCAACCACGGTACAGATCGCGCAGGATGCCGTGGCCGACGGCGGCGACTCCGACCACGAGACGATCGGCCAACTCCTCGATCGAATGGGATTGGATTACTACGTCGACGACCGAAGCTACCAGTTCACCTCGGAGCTACTCGGGGATCTCCTCCGGGACTGCTGTGGCGACGGGAGCTTCGAGAAACGAATTCCGGATCGCGTTTTTGAGGCGAACACGGCACAGAAACGCGCGTTCCTGGAAACGCTGATCGACGGCGACGGAGACCGCCAGACGGGATCGTGGCGATACACGACCTCGAGTGAGCGGCTTCGGGACGACGTGCTCCGCCTGTGTGCCCACCTCGGGCTTACCGCGAACTACAACCACGACAGCGGGAGCTGGCGGATCTACGTCACGGAAGCGGCGAAGAACACGCTTCGGATGCATCGGAGTAGCACTCGAAGCGAGGCCGAGGACGGTGTCTACTGCGTGACCGTCAAGGACAACCACACGCTTCTCGCCGGGCGGAACGGGAAGTTCCAATTCGTCGGACAGTCCCTGTATGGAGTGACGGGATGGGATCGGTTCCGCCTCTACGACAAAGAGGGCGCGGCGGCCGTCACGGCGACCGGTCGCGAGGTCATCGACTTCACCGAGGAGGCCGCGAACGAGCTCGGCCACGACGTTGCGTACGGGGACAGTATCACAGGCGACAGACCCGTCGTCGTGCGCGATCCCGAGGGTATCGTTCGAATCGTGCCGATTGCCGATCTCTTCGAGCGCTCGGACGCGACTGCGAGCGAGGATCTGATTGTGACTGCCGACGGCGGGCCTGTCGCTTCGGTGTCGATCGAGAAGGAACGGGGTGACGTGGACGAGTGGGAGGCGCTTTCGGTGGCCGAAGACGGCGAACCGGAGTGGCAGCCGATCGAGCAGGTGATCCGACACGAGACCGACAAACCGGTTGTCAACCTCCAGCATAAGTTCGGTGAGTCCACGACGACCAGAGATCATTCGTACGTCGTCGAAGAGGACGGCGACCTCGTCGAAACGAAGCCGGGAGACGTCAAAGAACCACTTCGGGTACCTGGTCTCCCCGAAGTCGAAACGGTGGAAACAGTCGACATATACGAGGTGTTGGAGGGGTACACACGCGAGTACGAGGACGGCCGAAGCGTCGGCAGCGAGAGCGCGGAGACGAAAGTCAAGCAAGTCCACGCAAACGATGACTGGGTCTGGTTTGGCCACAAGCACCACAACACGATAGAGCGGAGTATCAAGGTACAGCGACACGTCGAGTTAGACTCCGAAGAGGGACGGGCGCTCGTACGGCTGCTCGCCGCGTACGTCACCGAAGGGAGCGCGTCGACGATTGAGACGACCGATTCCAGGTTCGGTGCGAGCATCGCCGAATCCAGAACGGAGTGGCTAGAAAGCCTTCGAGACGACTACCTCCGTCTATTCGACGGAGCGACTGCAAGTGTCATCGCGTCAAACACGTCTGACGAGCGAACGGTCGAGTACGAAACGGACGACGGAGATCAGTCGGTTACGTACGACGATTGCACCTACAAGCTCCAGATGATGAACGAACTCTCGGCGGTGTTCTTCCGTGAATTCGCCGGACAAACGTCGCGTGGAAAGCGTATTCCGGGGTTCGTGTTCAATCTCCCCGAGGATCTCCAACAGCTCTTCGTCGACGTGCTCGTGGAGGGCGACGGCTCACGCGAATTCCCGCGATACTCGACCGAATACTGCGAGCGAAACTTCGACTTCGAGACAACGAGCCGAGAACTCGCGGCGGGCCTCTCGACCCTTCTTACCCAGCGTGGGGAGAAGCATTCGCTGAAGTACAGAGAGAGCAAAGGAAGCTACACGATTCGAACGTGTGATTACTATCGCGGCGGACGAGACCCGGTCGTCGAGGAAGTGGATCACGACGGGTACGTGTACGATCTCAGCGTCGCCGAGAACGAGAACTTCGTCGACGGTGTCGGCGGTATCGTCCTACATAACACCGATTCGGTCATGTTGTCCCTGGGCCAAGAAGTAGATAAGCAAGAGGCGATCGAGACCTCCTTCGAGATCGAGGACCACATCAACGAGCGGTACGACGACTTCGCGCGCGACGAGCTGAACGCCGAGTTCCACCGCTTTCAGATCGAGTTCGAGAAGCTCTACCGGCGGTTCTTCCAGGCGGGCAAGAAGAAGCGGTACGCCGGCCACATCATCTGGAAGGAGGGGAAAGACGTCGACGACATCGACATCACCGGCTTCGAGTACAAGCGCTCCGACATCGCACAGATCACGAAGGAGGTCCAGCAGAACGTCATCGAGACGATCGTCACGGGCGACGACATCGACGAGGACATGGAGGAAGTGAAGGCGTACCTCGTGGACGTCATCGCGCGCGTCCTCGACGGCGAGATGGACCTCGACGAGATCGGGATCCCGGGGGGGATCGGCAAGAAGCTGGACGCCTACGACACCCCGACCGCGCAGGTCCGCGGGGCGAAGTACGCGAACCTCATGCTCGGGACCAACTTCGGCAGCGGGTCGAAGCCGAAGCGGCTCTACATCGAGAAGGTCCACCCCGACTTCTGGCAGCGGATGGAAGAAGAGGAGGGACTCGACCCGCAGCGGGACCACCTGTACGGGGAGTTCAAGCGCGACCCGGACGTGATCTGCTTCGAGTACGCCGACCAGGTCCCCGACGAGTTCGAGGTCGACTGGGAGAAGATGCTGGACAAGACGCTGAAAGGGCCCATCGAGCGCGTGATCGAGGCGCTCGGGATGTCGTGGGAGGAGGTCAAGACCGGCCAAGAGCAGACGGGACTCGGCTCGTTCATGTAG
- the sufB gene encoding Fe-S cluster assembly protein SufB — translation MSSQQDDLKETDTEARFEFKKEEKSAFQTEKGLTEETVRVISEDKDEPEWMLERRLRALEQFQEMPMPTDWPGQPDLSEVDIDEIIPYIRPDVDVRAGVDDWTELPDEIKDTFDKLGIPEAEKNALSGVGAQYESEVVYQNMQERWEEKGVIFCNMDEAVQEHEEIVREHFMTKCVPPSDNKFAALHGAIWSGGSFVYVPENTTVDMPVQAYFRMNSEGMGQFEHTLIIAEEGSEVHYIEGCSAPKYSAFNLHSGGVEVFVGEDAHVQYSTVQNWSKNTYNLNTKRAIAEKGGRMEWISGSMGSKATMLYPSTILKGRGASDNHITIAFAGEGQDIDTGAKVYHNAPDTKSTVESKSIAKDGGRTNYRGLVHIADGAENSSTAVECDALMFDNESTSDTMPYMEINESKVDVAHEATVGKIGDEDIFYLQSRGLDDDDAKQMIVSGFIEPITEELPIEYAVELNRLVELEMEGSLG, via the coding sequence ATGAGTTCACAACAAGACGACCTCAAAGAGACAGACACCGAGGCCCGCTTCGAGTTCAAGAAGGAGGAGAAGTCCGCCTTCCAGACCGAGAAGGGCCTCACCGAGGAGACGGTCCGCGTCATCTCGGAGGACAAGGACGAACCGGAGTGGATGCTGGAGCGGCGCCTGCGCGCGCTCGAGCAGTTCCAGGAGATGCCGATGCCGACCGACTGGCCCGGGCAGCCGGACCTGAGCGAGGTCGACATCGACGAGATCATCCCGTACATCCGACCCGACGTGGACGTCCGCGCCGGCGTCGACGACTGGACGGAACTCCCGGACGAGATCAAAGACACCTTCGACAAGCTGGGCATCCCGGAGGCCGAGAAGAACGCGCTCTCCGGCGTCGGCGCCCAGTACGAGTCGGAGGTCGTCTACCAGAACATGCAGGAGCGGTGGGAGGAGAAGGGCGTCATCTTCTGTAACATGGACGAGGCCGTCCAGGAGCACGAGGAGATCGTCCGCGAGCACTTCATGACGAAGTGCGTCCCCCCGAGCGACAACAAGTTCGCGGCGCTCCACGGCGCCATCTGGTCGGGCGGCTCGTTCGTCTACGTGCCAGAGAACACCACCGTCGACATGCCGGTGCAGGCGTACTTCCGGATGAACTCCGAGGGGATGGGCCAGTTCGAGCACACGCTCATCATCGCCGAGGAGGGCTCCGAAGTCCACTACATCGAGGGCTGTTCGGCGCCGAAGTACTCGGCCTTTAACCTCCACTCCGGCGGCGTCGAGGTGTTCGTCGGCGAGGACGCGCACGTCCAGTACTCGACCGTGCAGAACTGGTCGAAGAACACGTACAACCTGAACACGAAGCGCGCCATCGCCGAGAAGGGCGGGCGCATGGAGTGGATTTCGGGGTCGATGGGGTCGAAGGCGACGATGCTGTACCCCTCGACGATCCTGAAGGGCCGCGGCGCCTCCGACAACCACATCACCATCGCCTTCGCGGGCGAGGGCCAGGACATCGACACCGGCGCGAAGGTGTACCACAACGCGCCGGACACCAAGTCGACCGTCGAGTCGAAGTCGATCGCGAAGGACGGCGGCCGCACGAACTACCGCGGTCTCGTCCACATCGCAGACGGCGCCGAGAACTCCTCGACCGCCGTCGAGTGCGACGCGCTGATGTTCGACAACGAGTCGACCTCCGACACCATGCCGTACATGGAGATCAACGAGTCGAAGGTCGACGTCGCCCACGAGGCGACCGTCGGGAAGATCGGCGACGAGGACATCTTCTACCTGCAGTCGCGCGGCCTCGACGACGACGACGCCAAACAGATGATCGTTTCGGGCTTCATCGAGCCCATCACGGAGGAGCTGCCCATCGAGTACGCCGTCGAGCTGAACCGGCTCGTCGAACTCGAGATGGAGGGCTCGCTCGGATAA